A window of Desulfocurvibacter africanus subsp. africanus DSM 2603 contains these coding sequences:
- a CDS encoding efflux RND transporter permease subunit, with translation MIWNFCISRPVLTIVGVLVTAIFGIYGYYQMPVREDPDVEFPIVSVNVVFPGAEPEVVETEIIEPLEEEINTVEGLKTLTSTAREEVATVTAEFELWRDIDVAAQDVRDRVSRARRELPDGIEEPIIEKLDPDAQAVLWIALTGDTRWDEVRLSTYADEVLRQRLENLRGVGRIIIGGERRYAVRIELDPLKLAAHRLTVQDVVEAVQANNVDIPSGRVESVAREFLVKTRGQLSEAEPFNELIVASRDGGPVRVRDVGQAVDGVENDRQIARFVGETAVGMGVVKLSGANTVSLAEGVKARMEELARDFPAGLDYQIASDESVFIEESIRDLLFTIGLTSGLVVLVVLLFLRTFRGTLIVGLAIPASLLGGLAVMNVLGFSVNTLTMLGLILAIGIVIDDAIVVLESSYRHLEQGADPVPAARVGTTEVAFPSIANTLSLAAVFIPVAFTPGLIGRFFYEFGLTVAATVIASTLTALTLTPMLCSRLLHRNHKRGRIFHALERGFEIFEAAYARSLDVAMAARWLTVLLALAAFGLGAFLFTRLSTEFQPEVDRAEFMISFETPEGATLGQTDLYAREIEKVLRATPEVRQFFLAIALSRGGGPGRVNDGISFVRLHSAAQRGRHQSEIMQELRRELSLLPGGRAFVFSSGGSGIGGEGAPLQLVLQNPDIDALAAAQEQVMAWMNQRQDLIGVNTNLKLNKPQVEVDILRDKATQMGISVLELSNALRFLLGEPDISEIERASERYEVIPEVVGKGGMVPDDIKRIYVRNQTGALVSMDNLVELTETVGPSEIHHFNRLRSATVSASTPPDVALGDPLAALQDWLDENLPDDFSFEFTGQTRDFQESFFYLSITIVFSVIFIYLVLAAQFESFVNPLIILTALPLAGVGAAGALWLLDMPLGIYAFIGLIMLAGMATKNAILMLDYAGVLQARGESARKAAMDAAHVRFRPVIMTTMSTVLGMLPIALGFGAGGEARAPMGVAVASGLLVTTFLTLIVLPVVYTLTADLRVWLTRRKGRAEED, from the coding sequence GTGATCTGGAATTTCTGCATCTCCCGGCCCGTGCTGACCATCGTCGGCGTGCTCGTGACGGCCATCTTCGGCATCTACGGCTACTACCAGATGCCCGTGCGCGAGGACCCGGACGTGGAGTTCCCGATCGTCAGCGTCAACGTGGTCTTTCCCGGCGCCGAGCCCGAAGTGGTGGAGACCGAGATCATCGAGCCGCTGGAGGAGGAGATCAACACGGTCGAGGGCCTCAAGACCCTGACCTCCACGGCGCGCGAGGAGGTGGCCACGGTCACGGCCGAATTCGAGCTGTGGCGCGACATAGACGTGGCGGCCCAGGACGTGCGCGACCGGGTCAGCCGCGCCCGGCGCGAACTGCCCGACGGCATCGAGGAGCCCATCATCGAGAAGCTCGACCCGGACGCCCAGGCCGTGCTGTGGATCGCGCTGACCGGCGACACGCGCTGGGACGAGGTGCGCCTGTCCACCTATGCCGACGAGGTGCTGCGCCAGCGGCTGGAGAACCTGCGCGGCGTGGGGCGCATCATCATCGGCGGCGAGCGGCGCTACGCCGTGCGCATCGAGCTCGACCCGCTCAAACTCGCCGCGCACCGCCTCACGGTGCAGGACGTGGTCGAGGCGGTGCAGGCCAACAACGTGGACATCCCCTCGGGCCGCGTGGAGTCCGTGGCCCGCGAGTTCCTGGTCAAGACGCGCGGCCAGCTTTCCGAGGCCGAGCCCTTCAACGAGCTCATCGTGGCCTCGCGCGATGGTGGGCCGGTGCGCGTCCGCGACGTGGGCCAGGCCGTGGACGGCGTGGAAAACGACCGCCAGATCGCGCGTTTCGTGGGCGAGACGGCCGTGGGCATGGGCGTGGTCAAGCTGAGCGGCGCGAACACCGTGTCCCTGGCCGAGGGGGTCAAAGCGCGCATGGAGGAGCTGGCCCGCGATTTCCCGGCCGGGCTCGACTACCAGATCGCCTCGGACGAATCCGTGTTCATCGAGGAATCCATCCGCGACCTGCTGTTCACCATCGGCCTGACCTCGGGTCTGGTCGTGCTCGTGGTGCTCCTTTTCCTGCGCACCTTCCGGGGCACGCTCATCGTGGGCCTGGCCATCCCGGCTTCGCTGCTGGGCGGCCTGGCGGTCATGAACGTGCTCGGCTTCTCTGTGAACACGCTGACCATGCTTGGGCTCATCCTGGCCATCGGCATCGTCATCGACGACGCCATCGTGGTGCTGGAATCGAGCTACCGCCACCTGGAGCAGGGCGCGGACCCGGTGCCGGCCGCGCGCGTGGGCACCACGGAGGTGGCCTTCCCGTCCATCGCCAACACCCTGTCGCTGGCGGCGGTGTTCATCCCCGTGGCCTTCACGCCCGGGCTCATCGGCCGCTTCTTCTACGAGTTCGGCCTAACCGTGGCCGCAACGGTCATCGCCTCCACGCTCACGGCCCTCACGCTCACGCCCATGCTCTGCTCGCGCCTGCTGCACCGGAACCACAAGCGCGGGAGGATCTTCCACGCCCTGGAGCGCGGCTTCGAGATATTCGAGGCGGCCTACGCGCGCTCTCTCGACGTGGCCATGGCCGCGCGCTGGCTCACGGTCCTGCTGGCCCTGGCGGCCTTCGGGCTGGGCGCTTTCCTGTTCACGCGGTTGTCCACGGAGTTCCAGCCCGAGGTGGATCGCGCCGAATTCATGATCTCCTTCGAGACGCCCGAGGGCGCGACCCTTGGCCAAACCGACCTCTATGCGCGCGAAATCGAAAAGGTCCTGCGCGCCACGCCCGAGGTGCGCCAGTTCTTCCTGGCCATCGCCCTGTCGCGCGGCGGCGGGCCTGGTCGGGTCAACGACGGCATCTCCTTCGTGCGCCTGCACTCGGCGGCCCAGCGCGGGCGGCACCAGTCCGAGATCATGCAGGAGCTGCGTCGCGAGCTCTCCCTCCTGCCGGGCGGACGGGCCTTCGTCTTCTCCAGCGGCGGCTCGGGCATCGGCGGCGAGGGCGCGCCCCTGCAGCTCGTGCTCCAGAACCCGGACATCGACGCCCTGGCCGCTGCCCAGGAGCAGGTCATGGCCTGGATGAACCAGCGCCAGGACCTCATCGGCGTGAACACGAACCTCAAGCTCAACAAACCCCAGGTTGAGGTGGACATCCTGCGCGACAAGGCCACGCAGATGGGCATCAGCGTGCTGGAACTGTCCAACGCCCTGCGCTTCCTCCTGGGCGAGCCGGATATCTCGGAAATCGAGCGCGCCAGCGAGCGCTACGAAGTCATCCCCGAGGTCGTCGGCAAGGGCGGCATGGTTCCCGACGACATCAAGCGCATCTACGTGCGCAACCAGACCGGCGCCCTGGTCTCCATGGACAACCTCGTGGAGCTGACGGAAACCGTGGGACCCAGCGAGATCCACCACTTCAACCGGCTACGCTCAGCCACGGTCTCGGCCTCCACCCCGCCGGACGTGGCCCTGGGCGATCCGCTCGCCGCGCTGCAGGACTGGCTCGACGAAAACCTGCCGGACGATTTCTCCTTCGAGTTCACGGGCCAGACCCGCGACTTCCAGGAGTCCTTTTTTTACCTGAGCATCACCATCGTCTTCTCGGTCATCTTCATCTACCTCGTGCTCGCGGCGCAGTTCGAGTCGTTCGTCAATCCGCTCATCATCCTCACCGCCCTGCCCCTGGCCGGGGTAGGCGCGGCCGGGGCCCTGTGGCTGCTGGACATGCCGCTGGGCATCTACGCCTTTATCGGGCTCATCATGCTCGCGGGCATGGCCACCAAGAACGCCATCCTCATGCTCGACTACGCGGGCGTGCTGCAGGCTCGCGGCGAATCCGCGCGCAAGGCCGCCATGGACGCGGCCCACGTGCGCTTCAGGCCCGTGATCATGACCACCATGTCCACGGTGCTCGGCATGCTGCCCATCGCCCTGGGCTTCGGCGCGGGCGGCGAAGCCCGAGCGCCCATGGGCGTGGCCGTGGCCTCGGGCCTGCTCGTCACGACCTTCCTGACCCTGATCGTGCTGCCCGTGGTCTACACCTTGACGGCCGACCTGCGCGTCTGGCTGACCCGCCGCAAAGGCCGCGCGGAGGAGGACTGA
- a CDS encoding PG0541 family transporter-associated protein: MPKLVHIFHRFEFKEAVEAILDRHGIDSFVRLPMAEGRDKDGKHHGSQVFPGNMSLVQALVDEERIDGLLEELRRFKQSRPAHEHLRVTVVTVERTL, translated from the coding sequence ATGCCCAAGCTCGTGCACATCTTCCATCGTTTCGAGTTCAAGGAGGCCGTGGAGGCCATCCTGGACCGCCATGGGATCGACAGCTTCGTGCGCCTGCCAATGGCCGAGGGCCGCGACAAGGACGGCAAGCACCACGGCTCGCAAGTCTTTCCGGGCAACATGAGCCTCGTGCAGGCCCTGGTGGACGAGGAGCGCATCGATGGCCTGTTGGAGGAGCTGCGCCGTTTCAAGCAGTCCAGGCCGGCGCACGAGCATCTGCGCGTGACGGTGGTGACGGTGGAGCGGACTCTGTAG
- a CDS encoding ABC transporter ATP-binding protein, producing MTPDPAIPPIIEATDLCKRFGVFTAVDGVSLRVERGEFFGLLGPNGAGKTSAIRMMYGFSPITSGSMRVFGLDIRDHWREIRGRLGVCQQDNTLDTDLTVEENLHLFAGYFAIPRKVARKRADELLSFFALEKKRKAKVGELSGGLARRLILARALINDPELVILDEPTTGLDPQSRHQLWDRLTDLKRRGLTLLLTTHYMEEAAHLCDRLVILDHGKILVQGSPQELVRKHAGDSIIEIGSPAPELRAFLRERNINHDDLGERAIVYDGDPALGEHIRQTYCMERCIFRTATLEDVFLRLTGRELRE from the coding sequence ATGACCCCAGATCCAGCGATCCCACCCATCATCGAGGCCACGGACCTGTGCAAGCGCTTCGGCGTGTTCACCGCCGTGGACGGCGTGTCCCTGCGCGTGGAGCGCGGCGAGTTCTTCGGCCTCTTGGGTCCCAACGGCGCGGGCAAGACCTCGGCCATTCGCATGATGTACGGCTTCTCGCCAATCACAAGCGGGAGCATGCGCGTCTTCGGCCTGGACATCCGCGACCACTGGCGCGAGATACGGGGCCGCCTGGGCGTGTGCCAGCAGGACAACACCCTGGACACGGACCTGACCGTGGAGGAGAACCTGCACCTATTCGCCGGCTACTTCGCCATCCCGCGCAAGGTGGCCCGCAAGCGCGCCGACGAGCTTTTGTCCTTCTTCGCCCTGGAGAAAAAACGCAAGGCCAAGGTCGGCGAGCTTTCCGGCGGCCTGGCCCGCCGGCTCATCCTGGCCCGCGCGCTCATCAACGACCCGGAGCTGGTCATCCTGGACGAGCCCACCACCGGCCTGGACCCGCAGTCGCGCCACCAGCTCTGGGACCGGCTGACGGACCTCAAGCGACGCGGGCTCACGCTCCTGCTCACCACACACTACATGGAGGAGGCCGCGCACCTCTGCGACCGGCTGGTCATCCTGGACCACGGCAAGATACTGGTGCAGGGCAGCCCGCAGGAGCTGGTGCGCAAGCACGCGGGCGACTCCATCATCGAGATCGGCAGCCCCGCGCCCGAACTGCGCGCCTTCCTGCGCGAGCGGAACATCAACCACGACGACCTGGGCGAGCGCGCCATCGTCTACGACGGCGACCCGGCCCTGGGCGAGCACATCCGCCAGACCTACTGCATGGAGCGCTGCATCTTCCGCACGGCGACCCTGGAGGACGTGTTCCTGCGCCTCACCGGCAGGGAGCTGCGCGAGTGA
- a CDS encoding ABC transporter permease, with protein sequence MTGNLSLRLFRVWWRNLVVYKRIWQVNFLVPLLEPAFYILAFGLGFSGMIGNVEYAGLSLTYTEFIAPALVATAVMYNSFFETTYTSFVRMYYQKTFDAMLATPLSLEEVITAEIVWSASKAAAAVAIMLLVLMPLGYVAFPSGLLLIPLAFLGGLAFGSIGMFFTGITPSIDMFNLPTFLFITPMFLFSGTFFPISGLPGWAQAASLAFPLYHLVELCRLLSLRASESNALINLVYLLGFTLLFGLLGLRTMRRRLIR encoded by the coding sequence ATGACCGGCAACCTTTCCTTGCGCCTGTTCCGCGTCTGGTGGCGCAACCTGGTGGTCTACAAACGCATTTGGCAGGTCAACTTCCTGGTGCCGCTGCTGGAGCCCGCCTTCTACATCCTGGCCTTCGGCCTGGGTTTCAGCGGCATGATCGGCAACGTGGAGTACGCAGGCCTGTCCCTGACCTACACCGAGTTCATCGCCCCGGCCCTGGTCGCCACGGCCGTCATGTACAACAGCTTCTTCGAGACCACCTACACGTCCTTCGTGCGCATGTATTACCAGAAGACCTTCGACGCCATGCTGGCCACCCCGCTCTCGCTGGAGGAGGTCATCACGGCCGAGATCGTCTGGAGCGCCTCCAAGGCCGCGGCCGCCGTGGCCATCATGCTGCTGGTGCTCATGCCGCTCGGCTACGTGGCCTTCCCGTCGGGACTTCTGCTCATTCCTCTGGCCTTTCTGGGCGGCCTGGCCTTCGGGTCCATCGGCATGTTCTTCACAGGCATCACGCCGAGCATCGACATGTTCAACCTGCCCACGTTCCTGTTCATCACGCCCATGTTCCTTTTTTCGGGCACCTTCTTCCCCATCTCGGGCCTGCCGGGCTGGGCCCAGGCCGCATCCCTGGCCTTTCCGCTCTATCATCTGGTCGAGCTGTGCCGCCTGTTGTCCCTGCGCGCCTCCGAGTCCAACGCCCTGATCAACCTGGTCTACCTGCTGGGCTTCACGCTCCTGTTCGGCTTGCTCGGCCTGCGCACCATGCGCCGACGGCTGATAAGGTAA
- a CDS encoding cytochrome P450 gives MPTIPRDKLPESTLALFRDGYEFIGKRCERLGSDVFQTRLMLQKTVCMRGPEAAQVFYDQRYFQRKGGAPLRLRKTLFGQGGVQGMDGEAHRHRKAMFMSLMSSESIARLVRLMSDEWRAALPEWAEKGRVVLLDAARDILCRAVCAWTGVPLKESEVRKRTQDFAAMIEDSGAIGPRHWKGRLSRKRAEGWIGGIIEAVRAGRLNPPEGSALRTVAFHRELDGELLKTRIAAVELINVLRPTVAVARFITFAALALYEYPDWRRRLARQKDRELELFVQEVRRFYPFFPFVAARVSKPFDWQGYHFPEGARALLDLYGTDHDPRAWDDPETFRPERFLTWDGSPFNFISQGGGDHYENHRCPGEWITIELMKEAVRLLVMSMDYIVPQQDLTVSMTRMPTMPQSGFVIADVRPREVIV, from the coding sequence ATGCCGACAATTCCCCGCGACAAGCTGCCGGAGAGCACGCTGGCGTTGTTCCGCGACGGGTACGAGTTCATCGGTAAGCGCTGCGAGCGCCTGGGCAGCGACGTTTTCCAGACGCGGCTCATGCTCCAGAAGACCGTCTGCATGCGCGGGCCGGAGGCGGCCCAGGTCTTTTACGACCAACGCTATTTTCAGCGCAAGGGCGGCGCCCCTCTGCGGCTGCGGAAGACCCTGTTCGGCCAGGGCGGCGTGCAGGGCATGGACGGCGAGGCGCACCGGCACCGCAAGGCCATGTTCATGTCGCTCATGTCCTCGGAATCCATCGCCCGCCTGGTGCGCCTCATGTCCGACGAGTGGCGTGCCGCCCTGCCCGAGTGGGCCGAGAAAGGCCGTGTCGTGCTACTCGATGCGGCCAGGGATATCCTGTGTCGGGCCGTGTGCGCCTGGACCGGCGTTCCGTTGAAGGAGTCCGAGGTCCGCAAACGCACGCAGGACTTCGCGGCCATGATCGAGGACTCGGGCGCGATCGGGCCGCGGCACTGGAAGGGCAGGCTGTCCCGCAAGCGGGCCGAGGGGTGGATCGGCGGGATTATCGAGGCCGTGCGCGCCGGCAGGCTGAATCCTCCCGAGGGCAGCGCGCTGCGCACGGTCGCATTCCACCGGGAGCTCGACGGCGAGCTGCTTAAGACGCGCATCGCGGCGGTGGAGCTGATCAACGTCCTGCGGCCCACCGTGGCAGTGGCGCGCTTCATCACTTTCGCGGCCCTGGCCCTGTATGAGTATCCCGACTGGCGGCGCAGGCTTGCCCGGCAAAAAGACCGGGAGCTGGAGCTGTTCGTCCAGGAGGTCCGGCGTTTCTATCCCTTCTTCCCCTTTGTCGCCGCGCGCGTGAGCAAACCCTTCGATTGGCAGGGCTACCATTTTCCGGAAGGAGCCAGGGCGCTCCTGGACCTCTACGGCACGGACCACGACCCGAGGGCCTGGGACGATCCGGAGACGTTCCGGCCGGAGCGCTTCCTCACCTGGGACGGAAGCCCCTTCAACTTCATCTCCCAGGGCGGCGGCGACCACTACGAGAACCATCGCTGCCCAGGGGAATGGATTACCATTGAGTTGATGAAGGAGGCCGTGCGCCTCCTGGTCATGTCCATGGATTACATCGTCCCGCAACAGGACCTGACGGTCAGCATGACCCGCATGCCGACCATGCCTCAAAGCGGCTTCGTCATCGCCGACGTGCGGCCGCGAGAGGTGATAGTGTAG
- a CDS encoding radical SAM protein — protein sequence MPRWPVGICTSAKRLRWWAKWARGTIFFAQCNLNCVFCQNWDISHPDEAFPEAGPERLAQIMLDLQAEGAANINFVSPSHVVAQILEALPIAVERGLAVPLVYNSGGYDSLETLRLLDGVVDIYMPDAKFWDPQVARKLCGAKDYPERAREAIAEMHRQVGDLRLDGTGMAREGLLVRHLVMPEGLAGTVEWMRFIAGLSRNTYVNVMEQYRTCGKACAMPGIDRAVSAQECREARQMALDAGLTRLDERCGDAAKKLLERLMNIEGG from the coding sequence ATGCCCAGGTGGCCAGTTGGAATCTGCACTTCGGCGAAGAGGCTCCGCTGGTGGGCAAAATGGGCTCGGGGCACCATCTTTTTCGCCCAGTGCAACCTTAACTGCGTCTTCTGCCAGAACTGGGACATCAGCCATCCGGACGAGGCCTTCCCGGAGGCCGGCCCCGAGCGCCTCGCGCAGATTATGCTGGATTTGCAGGCCGAAGGCGCGGCCAACATCAATTTCGTTTCGCCCTCGCACGTCGTGGCCCAGATTCTGGAGGCCCTGCCCATAGCCGTGGAGCGCGGCCTGGCCGTGCCGCTGGTCTACAATTCCGGCGGCTACGACAGTCTGGAGACTCTGCGCCTGCTGGACGGCGTGGTGGACATCTACATGCCCGACGCCAAGTTCTGGGACCCGCAAGTGGCCAGGAAACTCTGCGGGGCCAAGGATTATCCCGAGCGCGCCCGCGAAGCCATCGCCGAGATGCACCGCCAGGTGGGCGACCTGCGCCTGGACGGCACGGGAATGGCTCGCGAGGGGCTGCTCGTGCGCCATTTGGTCATGCCCGAAGGGCTGGCCGGCACGGTCGAATGGATGCGTTTCATCGCCGGATTGTCCAGGAATACCTATGTCAACGTCATGGAGCAGTACCGGACATGCGGCAAGGCCTGCGCAATGCCCGGCATCGACCGCGCGGTGAGCGCGCAGGAGTGCCGCGAAGCCAGACAGATGGCTCTGGATGCTGGCCTCACGCGCTTGGACGAACGTTGCGGCGACGCGGCCAAGAAGCTCCTGGAGCGGCTCATGAACATCGAGGGAGGATAA
- a CDS encoding YgaP family membrane protein produces the protein MQIPKLEDTYRLRCNVGRTEALLRVFTGLAILGAGVYFQSWVGLIGLVPLLTGLLKWCPLYRLLGVSTCTSRSKWNR, from the coding sequence GTGCAGATTCCCAAGCTGGAGGACACATACAGGCTGCGCTGCAACGTGGGCCGGACCGAGGCCCTGCTGCGCGTCTTCACGGGACTTGCCATTCTCGGAGCCGGCGTCTATTTCCAGAGCTGGGTGGGGCTTATCGGGCTGGTGCCGCTGCTGACCGGACTCCTCAAGTGGTGCCCGCTGTACCGCCTGCTCGGGGTGAGCACATGCACTTCCCGCAGTAAATGGAACAGGTAG
- a CDS encoding AMP-binding protein — MDEQRTLVGKLAAMADRGDKPAIIAFGEKDAETISFAELDARTGRVAAALSARGLGRQAVVAFMAEPSPAFMTAALGVLRAGLVVCPMDAQLSGQALEHVLQDSGAVLVFADRERAEKLRAHGKTPEIVLLDAPASEPRSLAALTAKAADRDVPPFAPADSDNVAALFYTSGTTGRPKGVPLTHGNVSAQLQALVDMRLFNDEDRMLTPLPMHHVYPFVLGFFFPLSFGMPVILPYGLTGPELVRAMSQGQVSVIAGVPRLYKALVDGIEAKVKASGALARMIFGLLLGLSMKVYKRTGIRLGKLLFGSLNRRLGGRVRFLASGGSLLDPELGWKLEGLGLPVAIGYGLTETSPLLASKQLDSREMDSVGVPLPGVELRIGKPPRALGGDEEARACAGGEIQARGPGVFKGYLHLPDKTAEAFTEDGWFRTGDLGCIDDKGILRLTGRASTLIVTQGGENVQPDEVEEACESHEYIRECGVVERGGSLAALVVPDLNALRKAGEGDLREAVRRALAEIGKRLPSYKRLADFAITREPLPRTRLGKIRRHILEQLFDRAKSGDAEAIGPAGPMDVSDMGPDDQRLLENDAARTVWLWLAERFPDRRLTPDTSPSMDLGIDSLEWLNVTMVIRERTGVDLSEEAIGRIENVRDLLSEVRGHASQEQAGPVADPIEQPLEVLSDTQKRWLKPLPKSKRILALLMSLFVKTVFYGFFRMRVSGRENVPTKGPFVIAPNHESFLDAFAVAAALGYRRSRLLYWAGWTGIAFRNKFFRFVSRLGQAVPIDPTSGIRASLAFAAAVLSRGDSLGWFPEGRRTRDGYLQSFKPGLGMVLARYPATVVPVAINGAYEAMPPNKAFPRLFTPISLTFGKPMTPRELMARGKGNTEAERMMDGLRQVVKELGNLE; from the coding sequence ATGGACGAACAGCGCACCCTGGTCGGCAAGCTTGCGGCCATGGCCGATCGCGGGGACAAGCCGGCGATCATTGCCTTTGGCGAAAAGGATGCCGAGACCATCAGCTTCGCGGAGCTCGACGCGCGCACCGGTCGCGTGGCCGCGGCCCTGTCGGCGCGCGGGTTGGGCAGGCAAGCCGTGGTGGCCTTCATGGCCGAACCCTCGCCGGCCTTCATGACCGCTGCCCTGGGCGTGCTCCGGGCAGGCCTGGTGGTCTGCCCCATGGACGCGCAGCTCTCGGGCCAAGCCCTGGAGCATGTGCTGCAGGACAGCGGCGCGGTGCTGGTCTTCGCGGATCGGGAGCGCGCGGAAAAACTCCGCGCCCACGGCAAGACCCCGGAAATCGTGCTGCTCGACGCACCCGCGAGCGAGCCCAGGTCCCTGGCCGCGCTGACGGCCAAGGCAGCGGACCGGGATGTGCCGCCTTTCGCCCCCGCCGATTCGGATAACGTAGCCGCGCTCTTTTACACCTCGGGCACAACAGGCCGGCCCAAGGGCGTGCCCCTGACGCACGGCAACGTCTCCGCTCAGTTGCAGGCCCTGGTGGACATGCGCCTGTTCAACGACGAAGACCGCATGCTCACACCCCTGCCGATGCACCACGTCTATCCGTTCGTGCTCGGCTTTTTCTTTCCGCTCAGCTTCGGCATGCCGGTCATCCTGCCCTACGGCTTGACCGGCCCCGAGCTCGTGCGCGCCATGAGCCAGGGTCAAGTCTCGGTTATCGCCGGCGTGCCCAGGCTGTACAAGGCCCTGGTGGACGGCATCGAGGCCAAGGTCAAAGCCTCCGGAGCGCTCGCCCGCATGATCTTCGGTCTCCTGCTCGGCCTGTCCATGAAAGTATATAAGCGCACCGGCATACGCCTCGGCAAACTCCTGTTCGGCTCCCTGAACCGCCGCCTCGGCGGCAGGGTGCGCTTCCTGGCTTCGGGCGGCTCACTGCTGGACCCGGAACTCGGCTGGAAGCTGGAAGGCCTGGGCCTGCCCGTGGCCATCGGCTATGGTCTGACCGAGACCTCGCCGTTGCTGGCCTCCAAACAGCTCGACTCACGCGAGATGGACAGCGTCGGCGTGCCTCTGCCGGGCGTGGAGCTGCGTATCGGCAAGCCTCCCCGGGCGTTGGGCGGCGACGAGGAAGCCCGCGCATGTGCGGGCGGCGAGATTCAAGCTCGCGGCCCCGGCGTGTTCAAGGGCTACCTGCACCTGCCGGACAAGACCGCCGAGGCCTTCACCGAGGATGGCTGGTTTCGCACCGGCGACCTGGGTTGCATTGACGACAAGGGCATCCTGCGCCTCACGGGCCGCGCCTCCACGCTCATCGTGACCCAGGGCGGCGAGAACGTGCAGCCCGACGAAGTCGAGGAGGCCTGCGAGAGCCACGAGTACATCCGCGAGTGCGGCGTGGTGGAGCGCGGCGGCAGCCTGGCCGCCCTGGTGGTGCCGGACCTGAACGCCCTGCGCAAGGCCGGCGAGGGCGACCTGCGCGAAGCGGTGCGCCGCGCCCTGGCCGAGATCGGCAAGCGGTTGCCCTCCTACAAGCGGCTAGCGGACTTCGCCATCACCCGCGAACCCCTGCCGCGCACCCGCCTGGGCAAGATCCGCCGGCACATCCTGGAGCAGCTCTTCGACCGCGCCAAGAGCGGCGACGCCGAGGCCATCGGCCCGGCAGGCCCCATGGACGTCTCGGACATGGGACCCGACGATCAGCGACTGCTGGAGAACGACGCTGCGCGCACGGTCTGGCTGTGGCTGGCCGAGCGCTTCCCCGATCGCCGGCTGACTCCGGACACGAGCCCGTCCATGGACCTGGGCATTGACTCCCTTGAGTGGCTCAACGTGACCATGGTCATCCGCGAGCGCACGGGCGTGGACCTGTCCGAGGAAGCCATCGGCCGCATCGAAAACGTGCGCGACCTGCTGTCCGAGGTACGCGGCCACGCCAGCCAGGAGCAGGCCGGTCCTGTCGCCGACCCCATCGAGCAGCCCCTGGAGGTGCTCAGCGACACGCAGAAGCGTTGGCTCAAGCCCCTGCCCAAGTCCAAACGGATACTGGCGCTGCTCATGTCCCTGTTCGTCAAGACCGTCTTCTACGGATTCTTCCGCATGCGGGTCAGCGGCCGGGAAAACGTTCCCACCAAGGGTCCGTTCGTCATCGCGCCCAACCACGAGAGCTTCCTGGACGCCTTCGCAGTCGCGGCCGCGCTGGGCTACCGCCGCTCGCGGCTCCTGTACTGGGCGGGCTGGACCGGCATCGCCTTCCGCAACAAGTTCTTCCGCTTCGTCAGCCGCCTGGGCCAGGCCGTGCCCATCGACCCGACCTCCGGCATCCGCGCCAGCTTGGCCTTTGCCGCCGCGGTCCTGTCCAGGGGCGATTCGCTGGGCTGGTTCCCCGAGGGCCGGCGCACGCGCGACGGATACCTGCAATCCTTCAAGCCCGGCCTGGGCATGGTCCTGGCGCGCTACCCGGCCACGGTGGTGCCAGTGGCCATCAACGGAGCCTACGAGGCCATGCCGCCGAACAAAGCCTTTCCACGCCTGTTCACACCCATCAGCCTGACCTTCGGCAAGCCCATGACGCCTCGGGAACTCATGGCCCGCGGCAAGGGCAATACCGAGGCCGAGCGCATGATGGACGGCCTGCGTCAGGTGGTGAAGGAGCTGGGCAATCTGGAGTAG
- the aroL gene encoding shikimate kinase AroL, translating into MKPKDFINKKAEVQDADKVSVYDYSNFVRPSPDARPANLFLVGLRGSGKSTLGRAAAEKAGMTFVDTDLLIEEKAGKSIAAIVSEGGWEAFRDLESQALAEVCGRTGQIVATGGGMVLRAENRQRMRECGKTLYLMADVPLLAARLANDPDLARRPALSDSPMVEELRRTLAEREPLYMEVMDGLLQARKSLNELVEDIMERLPLMA; encoded by the coding sequence ATGAAGCCCAAGGATTTCATCAACAAGAAAGCAGAGGTACAGGACGCCGACAAGGTTTCCGTTTACGACTACAGCAACTTCGTTCGACCCAGCCCCGATGCCCGGCCAGCGAACCTCTTCCTAGTGGGCTTGCGCGGCAGCGGCAAGAGCACCCTGGGCCGGGCGGCGGCCGAAAAGGCCGGCATGACCTTCGTGGACACGGACCTGCTGATCGAGGAGAAGGCCGGCAAGTCCATCGCGGCCATCGTCTCGGAAGGCGGTTGGGAGGCTTTCCGGGACCTGGAGAGCCAGGCTTTGGCCGAGGTCTGCGGCCGCACGGGGCAGATCGTGGCCACGGGCGGCGGCATGGTCCTGCGCGCCGAGAACCGCCAGCGCATGCGCGAATGCGGCAAGACGCTCTACCTCATGGCCGACGTGCCCCTGCTGGCCGCGCGGCTGGCCAACGACCCGGACCTGGCCCGCAGGCCGGCCCTGAGCGACAGCCCCATGGTGGAAGAGCTGCGGCGCACCCTGGCCGAGCGCGAACCGCTATACATGGAAGTCATGGACGGCCTGCTGCAGGCCCGCAAGTCCCTGAACGAGCTGGTGGAAGACATAATGGAGCGCCTGCCGCTGATGGCATGA